Proteins from a genomic interval of Streptomyces sp. SID8374:
- a CDS encoding inositol monophosphatase family protein: protein MIHDFLYGTAGRTGPPAEVEAAVRAAAAAEIMPRHRKLAAHEIIEKSGPHDLVTAADRLAEEHLTAALTELLPGSVVVGEESVHADPAVYDALGGDAPVWIVDPVDGTRQFVRGEAGFCTLVALAHHGEVHASWTYAPVLGQMAVAVRGRGATLNGMPIRSGAPAPGAVLSVAMSHPDYTTEAQKRALLGLRTEGIASRPCGSAGLEYLAVARGTQDAVAFNWELAWDHAAGLLLVTEAGGAESTLSGVPYRIAGGNDLPFTAARDEATAQRILTALRTGG from the coding sequence ATGATCCATGACTTCCTGTACGGGACCGCCGGGCGCACCGGACCGCCGGCCGAGGTCGAGGCGGCCGTGCGCGCCGCGGCGGCGGCCGAGATCATGCCCCGCCACCGGAAGCTCGCCGCCCACGAGATCATCGAGAAGAGCGGCCCGCACGACCTGGTCACCGCCGCGGACCGGCTGGCCGAGGAGCACCTCACCGCCGCCCTCACCGAGCTGCTGCCCGGCTCGGTCGTCGTCGGCGAGGAGTCCGTGCACGCCGACCCGGCGGTCTACGACGCCCTCGGCGGCGACGCCCCCGTCTGGATCGTCGACCCGGTCGACGGCACCCGCCAGTTCGTCCGGGGCGAGGCCGGCTTCTGCACCCTGGTCGCCCTCGCCCACCACGGCGAGGTCCACGCCTCCTGGACGTACGCACCGGTCCTGGGCCAGATGGCCGTCGCCGTACGCGGCCGGGGCGCCACCCTGAACGGCATGCCGATACGTTCCGGCGCGCCCGCCCCCGGCGCCGTGCTGAGCGTGGCGATGTCGCACCCCGACTACACCACCGAGGCCCAGAAGCGGGCCCTGCTCGGCCTGCGCACCGAAGGCATCGCCTCCCGCCCCTGCGGCTCGGCCGGGCTCGAATACCTCGCCGTCGCCCGCGGCACCCAGGACGCCGTCGCCTTCAACTGGGAGCTGGCCTGGGACCACGCGGCGGGCCTCCTCCTGGTCACCGAGGCGGGCGGCGCCGAGTCGACCCTGTCCGGCGTCCCGTACCGGATCGCGGGCGGCAACGACCTGCCGTTCACGGCGGCCCGCGACGAGGCCACCGCCCAGCGCATCCTGACCGCCCTGCGCACGGGCGGCTGA
- a CDS encoding AlkA N-terminal domain-containing protein, translating to MHTDTERCVRAVHSKDARFDGWFFTAVLTTRIYCRPSCPVVPPRVRNMTFYPSAAACQQAGFRACKRCRPDTSPGSPEWNARADSVARAMRLIRDGVVDREGVPGLAARLGYSARQIERQLLAELGAGPLALARAQRAQTARLLIETTTLPLAEVAFAAGFSSVRTFNETVREVFALAPGELRTRAARGPLAPATPGVIALRLPYRAPLNPGNLFGHLAATAVPGVEEWRDGAYRRTLTLPYGHGTVALTPQPDHIACRLSLTDPRDLTQAISRCRWLLDLDADPVAVDAQLRTDPLLARLVDAGPGRRVPRTVDGAEFAVRAVLGQQVSTAAARTHAARLVTAYGVEAEDPEGGLTHLFPTPQALAELDPESLALPRSRRTTLTTLVAALADGTLRLGTDTDWERARAELSALPGFGPWTVEVIAMRALGDPDAFLPTDLGIRRAAERLGLPATPAALTARAADWRPWRAYAVQYLWTVDDHPINHLPA from the coding sequence ATGCACACCGACACCGAGCGCTGCGTGCGGGCCGTCCACTCCAAGGACGCCCGTTTCGACGGCTGGTTCTTCACCGCGGTCCTCACCACCCGGATCTACTGCCGCCCCAGCTGCCCCGTCGTGCCGCCCAGGGTCCGCAACATGACCTTCTACCCGAGCGCCGCCGCCTGCCAGCAGGCCGGATTCCGGGCCTGCAAACGGTGCCGCCCCGACACCAGCCCCGGTTCCCCCGAGTGGAACGCCCGGGCCGACTCGGTGGCCCGCGCCATGCGGCTCATCCGGGACGGCGTCGTCGACCGGGAGGGCGTCCCGGGCCTCGCCGCCCGCCTCGGCTACTCGGCCCGTCAGATCGAACGCCAGCTCCTGGCCGAACTCGGCGCGGGCCCCCTGGCCCTGGCCCGCGCCCAACGGGCCCAGACCGCCCGCCTCCTCATCGAGACCACCACCCTGCCCCTGGCGGAGGTGGCGTTCGCCGCCGGGTTCTCCTCCGTCCGCACCTTCAACGAGACCGTCCGCGAGGTCTTCGCCCTGGCCCCCGGCGAGCTGCGCACCCGCGCCGCCCGCGGCCCCCTGGCCCCCGCCACCCCCGGCGTGATCGCGCTCCGCCTCCCGTACCGCGCCCCGCTCAACCCCGGCAACCTCTTCGGCCACCTCGCCGCGACCGCCGTCCCCGGCGTCGAGGAGTGGCGGGACGGCGCCTACCGCCGCACGCTGACCCTCCCGTACGGGCACGGCACCGTCGCCCTCACCCCGCAGCCCGACCACATCGCCTGCCGGCTCTCCCTCACCGACCCCCGCGACCTCACCCAGGCGATCAGCCGGTGCCGCTGGCTCCTCGACCTGGACGCGGACCCGGTCGCCGTGGACGCCCAGCTGCGGACCGATCCGTTGCTGGCCCGGCTCGTCGACGCCGGGCCCGGCCGCCGGGTGCCGCGTACGGTGGACGGCGCCGAGTTCGCCGTACGCGCGGTCCTCGGCCAGCAGGTCTCCACCGCCGCCGCCCGCACCCACGCGGCCCGCCTCGTCACCGCGTACGGGGTGGAGGCCGAGGACCCCGAGGGCGGGCTCACCCACCTCTTCCCGACCCCGCAGGCCCTGGCGGAGCTGGACCCGGAGTCCCTGGCCCTGCCCCGGAGCCGCCGCACCACGCTCACCACCCTGGTCGCCGCCCTCGCCGACGGGACGCTCCGCCTGGGCACCGACACCGACTGGGAGCGAGCGCGCGCCGAACTCTCCGCGCTCCCCGGATTCGGCCCCTGGACGGTCGAGGTCATCGCCATGCGCGCCCTCGGCGACCCCGACGCCTTCCTCCCCACCGACCTCGGCATCCGCCGGGCGGCCGAACGCCTCGGCCTCCCGGCCACCCCGGCCGCCCTCACCGCACGGGCCGCCGACTGGCGTCCCTGGCGCGCGTACGCCGTCCAGTACCTCTGGACCGTGGACGACCACCCCATCAACCACCTGCCCGCCTGA
- a CDS encoding threonine/serine exporter family protein has translation MSSYDASTGGRRPGATLLSRRRARREQLARLRDNESTLLDRLYGTEFEGYAFPEPHDVDGRTAVACMRFALRHGRELFLAGAETRAIESAIVAVTARWGMDHMTVDVTARTVQAQYAPPGARPLTMMMETGSEDSRDLRQLDDLSALTHRVLDEGLEPLAAERELTRIISLKGYWPWWTKVLGGALLAAMLCVLASGTPKAAVAAPLVFLVGNRFGWALSTNGLPSFYVTGLQTAAVIGLTMLLADTHVLTGGEAASVAAANMVLLLPILSVVSLAEDAISGFRAMAAGRLISVGMFLASMVGGISLVAFLLRDADVDARNTAFRALPLVLSLVTSAVGALGNAIFMGGPPRLLPWAMGAGVLAGLVNGVLHQELGQPTPLAVLGAAAVLGAAAGAAAPVLRIPSRSLVVPGIAGALLPGPDVYRSLLQYGLHVPGAGGYAVLAFVTTAAIGVGTVLGNHIGGAAQRRWAPAAGTG, from the coding sequence GTGTCCTCGTACGATGCGTCCACCGGCGGCCGGCGGCCCGGCGCCACGCTCCTCTCCCGGCGCCGGGCGCGGCGGGAGCAGCTGGCCAGGTTGCGGGACAACGAGTCGACGCTGCTGGACCGGCTGTACGGAACGGAGTTCGAGGGGTACGCCTTCCCCGAGCCGCACGACGTGGACGGGCGCACCGCCGTCGCGTGCATGCGGTTCGCGCTGCGCCACGGGCGGGAGCTGTTCCTCGCCGGGGCGGAGACCCGGGCCATCGAGTCGGCGATCGTCGCGGTCACGGCGCGCTGGGGCATGGACCATATGACGGTCGACGTCACGGCGCGGACCGTCCAGGCCCAGTACGCGCCGCCGGGCGCCCGGCCGCTGACGATGATGATGGAGACGGGTTCGGAGGACAGCCGGGACCTGCGGCAGCTGGACGATCTGAGCGCGCTGACGCACCGGGTGCTGGACGAGGGGCTGGAGCCGCTGGCCGCCGAGCGTGAACTGACCCGCATCATCTCGCTGAAGGGCTACTGGCCCTGGTGGACCAAGGTGCTGGGCGGGGCGCTGCTGGCGGCGATGCTCTGTGTGCTGGCGTCGGGGACGCCGAAGGCGGCGGTGGCCGCTCCCCTGGTGTTCCTGGTGGGCAACCGGTTCGGCTGGGCGCTGTCGACCAACGGCCTGCCCTCGTTCTACGTCACCGGGCTCCAGACCGCCGCCGTCATCGGGCTGACCATGCTGCTGGCCGACACGCATGTGCTGACCGGGGGCGAGGCGGCGAGCGTGGCCGCGGCCAACATGGTGCTGCTCCTGCCGATCCTGTCGGTGGTGAGCCTCGCGGAGGACGCCATCTCGGGGTTCCGGGCGATGGCGGCCGGGCGGCTGATCAGCGTGGGCATGTTCCTGGCGTCGATGGTCGGCGGGATCTCCCTGGTGGCGTTCCTGCTGCGGGACGCCGATGTGGATGCCCGCAACACGGCTTTCCGCGCGCTGCCGTTGGTGCTCTCCCTGGTGACCTCGGCGGTCGGGGCGCTCGGCAACGCCATCTTCATGGGCGGGCCGCCGCGTCTGCTGCCGTGGGCGATGGGGGCGGGTGTGCTGGCCGGGCTGGTCAACGGCGTCCTGCACCAGGAGCTGGGGCAGCCGACGCCGCTGGCGGTCCTGGGGGCGGCGGCGGTGCTGGGCGCGGCGGCGGGCGCGGCGGCGCCGGTCCTGCGGATCCCGTCGCGCTCGCTGGTGGTACCGGGTATCGCGGGGGCCCTGCTGCCCGGCCCGGATGTGTACCGCAGCCTGCTCCAGTACGGGCTGCATGTGCCGGGGGCGGGCGGTTACGCGGTGCTGGCGTTCGTCACGACGGCCGCGATCGGGGTGGGCACCGTGCTGGGCAACCACATCGGCGGTGCGGCGCAGCGGCGTTGGGCTCCGGCGGCCGGCACCGGCTGA
- a CDS encoding response regulator transcription factor, with protein sequence MAEKGRRGLLVLHSSPLIRKAILDLFDGDPGITVLSGCPHPTAVGSLPRQRPDVALVEYEQWQVVRGNVAYWSDTRVILYSRDNTPRSVVDCIRGGAAGFVHESCPPESIVKGLHDVLSGRSFWHLGADEPERAPVAVRAETGRQWKLSGREEEILGLLLRRRSNEEIAHELCLTQQTVKNYASRVFHKVGVSGRKELFRMLRPCA encoded by the coding sequence ATGGCAGAGAAGGGCAGACGCGGACTCCTGGTCCTGCACTCGTCACCTTTGATACGCAAGGCGATTCTCGATCTCTTCGACGGCGATCCGGGGATCACCGTCCTGAGCGGCTGTCCGCACCCGACCGCCGTCGGCAGCCTCCCTCGCCAGCGGCCGGACGTCGCGCTGGTGGAGTACGAGCAGTGGCAGGTGGTGCGCGGCAATGTGGCGTACTGGAGCGACACCCGGGTCATCCTCTACAGCAGGGACAACACCCCCCGCAGCGTGGTGGACTGCATCAGGGGCGGGGCCGCCGGTTTCGTGCACGAGTCGTGCCCGCCCGAGTCCATCGTCAAGGGGCTGCACGACGTCCTGAGCGGGCGCAGCTTCTGGCATCTGGGGGCCGACGAGCCCGAACGCGCACCGGTGGCGGTGCGCGCCGAGACGGGCAGGCAGTGGAAGCTCAGCGGGCGCGAGGAGGAGATTCTCGGGCTCTTACTCCGCCGGCGCTCCAACGAGGAGATCGCCCATGAGCTGTGCCTCACCCAGCAGACCGTCAAGAACTACGCGAGCCGGGTCTTCCACAAGGTGGGCGTCTCCGGGCGCAAGGAGCTGTTCAGGATGCTGAGGCCTTGCGCATGA
- a CDS encoding NAD(P)/FAD-dependent oxidoreductase produces MPSMLDAVVVGAGPNGLTAAAELARRGFAVEVHEAHGTVGGGARTEELTLPGFRHDPCSAVHPLGIGSPAFRAMPLARHGLEWLHPEVDLAHPFPDGTAAALTRSVGESAMTLGAADAGAYRRLVAPFVGRWDTLAADFLRTPWDGLPRDPYRLARFGLLGLQPATWVSRRFRGEKARGLFAGLAAHAIAPTSGFATSAIALVFALAAHENGWPVPRGGSQAIADALASYVREQGGTIRTGSEVKRLDELPPARAYIFDTSPSALARIAGLGSAYSHYRYGASAFKIDYALSGPVPWTAEAARRAGTVHIGPDARTIDTALRAAVEGRDPSAPFLITAQPSLTDPTRAPEGRHVFWVYGHVPAGWEGDATDVIERQLERFAPGFRDLVLARATSGPPQLAERNANYIGGDIACGAFSGLQTLIRPKLVRVPYATAHPAVFLCSSATPPGPGVHGMSGHHAAKAVWRQLRASS; encoded by the coding sequence GTGCCGTCGATGCTTGATGCGGTGGTCGTGGGGGCCGGGCCCAACGGGCTGACGGCCGCGGCCGAACTGGCCCGCAGGGGCTTCGCGGTGGAGGTCCACGAGGCGCACGGCACCGTCGGCGGCGGCGCCCGCACCGAGGAGCTGACGCTGCCGGGGTTCCGGCACGACCCCTGCTCCGCCGTGCACCCGCTCGGCATCGGCTCGCCCGCCTTCCGGGCGATGCCCCTGGCCCGGCACGGCCTGGAGTGGCTGCACCCCGAGGTCGACCTCGCCCACCCCTTCCCGGACGGCACCGCCGCCGCGCTCACCCGCTCCGTCGGCGAGAGCGCGATGACGCTGGGCGCCGCCGACGCGGGCGCCTACCGCCGCCTGGTCGCCCCCTTCGTCGGCCGCTGGGACACCCTGGCCGCCGACTTCCTGCGCACCCCCTGGGACGGGCTGCCCCGCGACCCGTACCGGCTGGCCCGCTTCGGTCTGCTCGGCCTCCAGCCCGCCACCTGGGTCTCCCGGCGCTTCCGGGGCGAGAAGGCCCGCGGCCTCTTCGCCGGGCTCGCCGCCCACGCCATCGCCCCCACCAGCGGCTTCGCCACCTCGGCGATCGCCCTCGTCTTCGCGCTCGCCGCCCACGAGAACGGCTGGCCGGTGCCGCGCGGCGGCTCGCAGGCCATCGCGGACGCCCTCGCCTCCTACGTACGCGAGCAGGGCGGCACCATCCGCACCGGCAGCGAGGTCAAGCGGCTGGACGAACTCCCGCCCGCCCGCGCCTACATCTTCGACACCTCACCCTCCGCGCTCGCCCGCATCGCCGGCCTCGGATCCGCCTACAGCCACTACCGCTACGGCGCCTCCGCCTTCAAGATCGACTACGCGCTCTCCGGGCCCGTCCCCTGGACCGCCGAGGCCGCCCGCCGCGCCGGCACCGTCCACATCGGCCCCGACGCCCGCACCATCGACACCGCGCTCAGGGCCGCCGTCGAGGGCCGCGACCCCTCCGCCCCCTTCCTCATCACCGCCCAGCCCAGCCTCACCGACCCCACCCGCGCCCCCGAAGGACGCCATGTCTTCTGGGTGTACGGGCACGTCCCGGCCGGCTGGGAGGGCGACGCCACCGACGTCATCGAACGCCAACTGGAGCGCTTCGCCCCCGGGTTCCGCGACCTCGTGCTCGCCCGCGCCACCTCCGGACCGCCCCAACTCGCCGAGCGCAACGCCAACTACATCGGCGGTGACATCGCCTGCGGAGCCTTCTCGGGCCTCCAGACCCTGATCCGCCCCAAGCTCGTCCGCGTCCCGTACGCCACCGCGCACCCCGCCGTCTTCCTCTGCTCCTCCGCCACCCCGCCCGGACCAGGCGTGCACGGCATGTCCGGCCACCACGCCGCCAAGGCCGTATGGCGACAGCTGCGCGCGTCCTCCTGA
- a CDS encoding (2Fe-2S) ferredoxin domain-containing protein: protein MSRRPRKDVPAQGVPRPTVSVCRGCCCGTEKIPGVDHAAQLARLRAGLEGAATVRAVECLDACEQGNVIVVQPSPEGRRAGGRPVWLGLVNDEHAEQDVITWATAGGPGLADAPDILDLYVFQPSRRVRAGLDTP from the coding sequence ATGAGCCGCCGCCCCCGCAAGGACGTGCCCGCCCAGGGCGTCCCCCGGCCCACCGTGAGCGTCTGCCGGGGCTGCTGCTGCGGCACGGAGAAGATCCCGGGCGTCGACCACGCCGCCCAGCTCGCCCGGCTCCGCGCCGGGCTGGAGGGCGCCGCCACCGTACGGGCCGTCGAGTGCCTGGACGCCTGCGAGCAGGGCAACGTGATCGTCGTCCAGCCCTCGCCGGAGGGCCGCCGCGCCGGGGGCCGCCCGGTCTGGCTGGGCCTGGTCAACGACGAGCACGCCGAGCAGGACGTGATCACCTGGGCGACGGCCGGCGGCCCGGGCCTCGCGGACGCCCCGGACATCCTCGACCTGTACGTGTTCCAGCCCTCGCGCCGGGTCCGGGCGGGGCTGGACACCCCGTAG
- a CDS encoding TMEM165/GDT1 family protein — translation MHLDPLAIITAFGLIFLAELPDKTMFASLAMGTRMRPLYVWFGTSSAFIVHVAIAVGAGSLIGLLPDWTVKLVSASLFAFGAFILLRGSGGDDDDETEVKTVTGFWPVYSTAFMAVFISEWGDLTQITTANLAASNGTWSTAIGSAAALMSVSALALLAGKFIAKRVPLKTVQRIGGICMLGLAVWTAVEIFTG, via the coding sequence ATGCACCTCGACCCCCTGGCGATCATCACCGCCTTCGGGCTGATCTTCCTCGCGGAGCTCCCCGACAAGACGATGTTCGCGTCGCTGGCCATGGGCACGCGGATGCGCCCGCTCTACGTGTGGTTCGGCACGTCGTCCGCGTTCATCGTGCATGTCGCCATCGCCGTGGGCGCGGGCAGCCTGATCGGGCTGCTGCCCGACTGGACCGTCAAGCTCGTCTCGGCCTCGCTGTTCGCGTTCGGCGCGTTCATCCTGCTGCGCGGCAGCGGCGGGGACGACGATGACGAGACCGAGGTGAAGACCGTGACCGGCTTCTGGCCGGTCTACTCGACCGCGTTCATGGCGGTCTTCATCAGTGAGTGGGGCGACCTGACCCAGATCACCACCGCCAACCTGGCGGCGAGCAACGGCACCTGGTCCACCGCGATCGGTTCGGCCGCCGCCCTGATGTCCGTCTCGGCCCTGGCGCTGCTGGCGGGGAAGTTCATCGCCAAGCGCGTACCGCTGAAGACCGTGCAGCGCATCGGCGGGATCTGCATGCTGGGTCTGGCGGTCTGGACGGCCGTGGAGATCTTCACCGGCTGA
- a CDS encoding enoyl-CoA hydratase/isomerase family protein: protein MTLQEPAAGPTESPLSLERHGRVVTLTLNRPHRRNAMSTLMLSQLSEALRKLTARGEETPGALVLTGAGGTFSSGADTREPDWRDLSRRAVRRAHFRTVFAALHEAPFPVVAAVEGYALGGGLELALACDLVVAGEGALFGLPELGVGAVPGGGAVHSLVRRAGRGVAARMLLIPGEHVRADELARLGAVERVVPDGGALAEARALAAAVAEGDPALLEAGVRLLRDSGHLDRTAALGVENGYWWQAASAASLVDQIQ from the coding sequence ATGACCCTTCAGGAGCCGGCGGCCGGACCGACGGAAAGCCCCTTGTCGCTGGAGCGGCACGGGCGGGTGGTCACCCTCACCCTGAACCGGCCGCACCGCCGCAATGCGATGTCCACTCTGATGCTGAGTCAACTTTCCGAGGCATTGCGGAAGTTGACCGCGCGGGGCGAGGAGACGCCGGGTGCCCTGGTGCTCACCGGGGCCGGCGGGACCTTCTCCAGCGGCGCCGACACCCGCGAGCCCGACTGGCGGGACCTGTCGCGCCGCGCGGTGCGGCGGGCCCATTTCCGTACCGTGTTCGCGGCGTTGCACGAGGCGCCCTTCCCCGTGGTGGCGGCCGTCGAGGGGTACGCGCTCGGCGGCGGGCTCGAACTGGCCCTGGCCTGCGACCTGGTGGTGGCGGGCGAGGGTGCGCTGTTCGGCCTCCCGGAGCTGGGGGTCGGGGCCGTACCGGGCGGCGGAGCGGTCCACTCGCTGGTGCGCCGGGCAGGTCGCGGCGTGGCCGCCAGGATGCTGCTGATCCCCGGGGAGCACGTGCGGGCGGACGAGCTGGCCCGGCTGGGCGCGGTGGAGCGCGTAGTGCCCGACGGCGGGGCGCTCGCCGAGGCGCGGGCGCTGGCGGCCGCCGTGGCGGAGGGGGATCCGGCGCTGCTGGAGGCGGGGGTCCGGCTGCTGCGGGACTCCGGCCATCTGGACCGCACGGCGGCGCTCGGTGTGGAGAACGGCTACTGGTGGCAGGCGGCGTCCGCCGCTAGTCTTGTTGATCAGATTCAGTAA
- a CDS encoding ABC transporter ATP-binding protein, with amino-acid sequence MTPLIECTDVTKKFGDFTALSRLNLTVPPGVVYGYLGPNGAGKSTTIRMLMGLSRPTSGQVRVLGQDPTTPEVRRRIGYLPGELRLDERLTIEQTLTSWGRLRGLADTAYRDDLVQRFGIDPSRQVRGLSTGNRRKVGLVGAFMARPELLILDEPTNGLDPLMQQVFLATVEEARDNGQSVLLSSHILSEVERVADLVAVLQGGKLAASGPTQELRRQAAQRFHITFAEGEEVPLAGLAALDGASGVERRRPEGQEVSLAWAGSPDALLKFLAGHRITTLTAPEPDLEEAFLEYYQQDVPGSRSATAEEPSPAAGPVR; translated from the coding sequence GTGACCCCTCTCATCGAATGTACTGATGTCACCAAGAAGTTCGGTGACTTCACCGCGCTGAGCCGGCTGAACCTGACGGTCCCCCCGGGCGTGGTCTACGGATACCTGGGCCCCAACGGAGCGGGCAAGAGCACCACCATCCGGATGCTCATGGGCCTCTCCCGGCCCACATCGGGCCAGGTCCGGGTGTTGGGCCAGGACCCGACCACCCCCGAGGTCCGGCGGCGCATCGGCTATCTGCCCGGCGAACTGCGGCTGGACGAGCGGCTGACCATCGAACAGACCCTGACCTCCTGGGGGCGGCTGCGCGGGCTGGCCGACACCGCCTACCGGGACGATCTGGTCCAGCGGTTCGGCATCGACCCGTCCCGGCAGGTGCGCGGGCTCTCCACCGGAAACCGCCGCAAGGTGGGCCTCGTCGGCGCCTTCATGGCCCGCCCGGAGCTGCTGATCCTGGACGAACCGACCAACGGACTCGACCCGTTGATGCAGCAGGTCTTCCTCGCCACCGTCGAGGAGGCCCGGGACAACGGGCAGAGCGTGCTGCTCTCCTCGCACATCCTCTCCGAGGTGGAGCGGGTCGCGGACCTGGTCGCGGTGTTGCAGGGCGGCAAGCTCGCCGCCTCGGGGCCCACCCAGGAGCTGCGCCGCCAGGCCGCGCAGCGCTTCCACATCACCTTCGCGGAGGGCGAGGAGGTGCCGCTCGCAGGGCTGGCCGCCCTGGACGGGGCATCGGGTGTGGAGCGGCGGCGGCCGGAGGGCCAGGAGGTCTCGCTGGCGTGGGCCGGATCGCCCGACGCGCTGCTGAAGTTCCTGGCGGGCCACCGGATCACGACGCTCACCGCGCCCGAACCGGACCTGGAGGAGGCGTTCCTGGAGTACTACCAGCAGGACGTCCCCGGCAGCCGGAGCGCCACCGCCGAGGAGCCCTCCCCGGCCGCCGGCCCGGTGCGGTAG
- a CDS encoding O-acetyl-ADP-ribose deacetylase has product MSTSVTPAIRLVRGDITDQSADVVVNAANSSLLGGGGVDGAIHRRGGPEILAACRELRASQYGKGLATGRAVATTAGRLSARWVIHTVGPVFSGAQDRSALLASCYRESLRLAAQLGARTIAFPAISTGIYGWPMDDGARIAVRTVLAETVAPVEEVRFVLFDAHAYVEFEEVLAMRG; this is encoded by the coding sequence ATGAGCACCTCCGTCACCCCCGCAATCCGCCTGGTCCGAGGGGACATCACCGACCAGTCCGCCGACGTCGTCGTCAACGCCGCGAACTCCTCGCTCCTCGGCGGCGGCGGCGTCGACGGCGCCATCCACCGGCGCGGCGGCCCCGAGATCCTCGCCGCCTGCCGGGAGCTGCGCGCCTCGCAGTACGGCAAGGGCCTGGCCACCGGCCGGGCCGTCGCCACCACCGCGGGACGCCTGTCGGCCCGCTGGGTGATCCACACGGTCGGCCCTGTCTTCTCCGGAGCCCAGGACCGCTCCGCGCTGCTCGCCTCCTGTTACCGCGAATCGCTGCGCCTGGCCGCCCAGTTGGGAGCCAGGACCATCGCCTTCCCGGCGATCTCGACGGGCATCTACGGCTGGCCGATGGACGACGGCGCGCGGATCGCCGTGCGCACGGTGCTCGCGGAGACGGTGGCGCCCGTCGAGGAGGTGCGGTTCGTGCTCTTCGACGCGCACGCGTACGTGGAGTTCGAGGAGGTCCTCGCGATGCGCGGCTGA
- a CDS encoding methylated-DNA--[protein]-cysteine S-methyltransferase, with protein sequence MPAKQHTVVDSPYGPLTLVATDGVLSSLYMTDQRHRPPEETFGVPDPEPFPEVIRQLTAYFAGELTTFDLPLHLHGTPFQRSVWEELRKIPYGETRTYGELAEQLGRPGASRAVGLANGRNPVGIIVPCHRVIGASGSLTGYGGGLDRKQRLLAFEGAGRRSDGVQALF encoded by the coding sequence ATGCCTGCCAAGCAGCACACGGTCGTCGACAGCCCCTACGGCCCGCTGACGCTCGTCGCCACCGACGGCGTTCTCTCGTCCCTCTACATGACCGACCAGCGCCACCGCCCACCCGAGGAGACCTTCGGCGTCCCCGACCCGGAGCCTTTCCCCGAGGTGATCCGCCAGCTCACGGCGTACTTCGCAGGCGAGCTCACCACCTTCGACCTCCCGCTCCACCTGCACGGCACCCCGTTCCAGCGGAGCGTCTGGGAGGAGCTGCGGAAGATCCCGTACGGCGAGACGCGTACGTACGGTGAACTGGCCGAGCAGCTCGGCAGGCCGGGCGCGTCCAGGGCGGTCGGCCTGGCCAACGGCAGGAACCCGGTCGGCATCATCGTGCCGTGCCACCGGGTCATCGGCGCCTCGGGCAGCCTCACCGGATACGGCGGCGGCCTGGACCGCAAGCAGCGGCTGCTGGCCTTCGAGGGCGCCGGCCGGCGGAGCGACGGGGTGCAGGCGCTGTTCTGA
- a CDS encoding Sir2 family NAD-dependent protein deacetylase: MTLVAILSGAGISTDSGIPDYRGPSGVWRKDPEAEKLVTYDFYMADPEIRRRSWQMRRSSSAWNAEPNAAHRAVAELERSGTPVRVITQNVDGLHQLAGLPARKVLELHGTAREVTCTRCHARSTMGEALERVEAGEDDPACTVCGGILKSATVMFGEPLDPRVLADAMTVAKACEVFVAVGSTLQVQPAASLAGIAAEHGARLVVVNAEPTPYDALADEVVREPIGTALPRLLRALGGGRGD; the protein is encoded by the coding sequence ATGACGCTTGTCGCGATCCTCAGTGGCGCCGGTATCTCCACGGACTCGGGCATCCCCGACTACCGGGGGCCGAGCGGGGTGTGGCGCAAGGATCCGGAGGCCGAGAAGCTCGTCACGTACGACTTCTACATGGCCGATCCGGAGATCCGCCGCCGTTCCTGGCAGATGCGCCGCTCCAGCTCAGCCTGGAACGCCGAGCCGAACGCGGCCCACCGGGCGGTGGCGGAGCTGGAGCGGTCCGGCACCCCGGTCCGGGTGATCACCCAGAACGTCGACGGGCTGCACCAGCTGGCCGGCCTGCCCGCCCGCAAGGTCCTCGAACTCCACGGCACCGCGCGCGAGGTGACCTGCACCCGCTGCCACGCCCGCTCCACCATGGGCGAGGCCCTGGAGCGCGTCGAGGCGGGCGAGGACGACCCGGCGTGCACCGTCTGCGGCGGCATCCTGAAGTCGGCGACGGTGATGTTCGGCGAACCGCTGGACCCGCGGGTGCTGGCCGACGCGATGACGGTCGCCAAGGCGTGCGAGGTCTTCGTCGCCGTCGGCTCGACGCTCCAGGTGCAGCCCGCCGCCTCGCTCGCCGGGATCGCGGCCGAGCACGGGGCGCGGCTGGTCGTGGTGAACGCGGAGCCGACCCCGTACGACGCACTCGCGGACGAGGTCGTCCGGGAACCGATCGGTACGGCGCTGCCGAGGCTGCTGCGTGCCCTGGGCGGCGGCCGGGGCGACTGA